The genomic interval CGTGTGTGTCATTTCAAGTCAGAAGAATCCGATGTGTTGGTGCGTGCGGGCCCGCGCATGGCCGAGGCCGCGCGTTTGATGGCGAAATGCTTGACTGAGAAAGGCCAACCATGACGACGCACGGTGCGCGTTGGTCCCCTATGCTGGTGGCTTTGAGCTTGCTGGTGTTGTGCGTGCTCGGCATTGCTTTAGGCAGTGCCGTAGGCAGCACAGGGTTCGAGAGTTGGCTCAGCGCCATGCACGACGACACGGCTTGGCAAATCGTGTGGGACATCCGTTTGCCGCGCAGCGTAGGCGCTTGCGCCGCAGGTGCATTGCTGGGGCTTGCAGGCGCGTTGGCGCAGGGCTTGTTTCGCAATCCCTTGGCAGATCCGTATTTGTTAGGCAGTGCCTCTGGTGCATCGTTGGGCGTGGCGGTGGCTTTGGCCCTGTTTGGTGGCAACCCGTTTGCCACAGAATTTTTGGTACGCCTGGGGTTAACAGGCGCAGCGTTTGTAGGCGCAGTGTTGGCCGTGATGCTCACGCTGGTGTTGGCGCGTGGCGTGCAGCACACGCTGCGTTTGTTGTTGGCGGGTGTGATTGTGGGTGTGGTGTTGGGTGCGTTGGCGTCACTCATCACCCTCATGCGCCCAGATGTGTTGCAAGGCATGCAAGGGTTTTTGTTGGGCTCCACCAGTTTCATCGGTTGGAACGCTTGCGTGTTGATGCTGGGCGTGTTGCTGGTGTGCGTGGTGTTGGCCTTCGCGCTGAGCCGCGTGTTGGACGCTTTGAGTTTGGGTGAGTCCACTGCGTTGAGTTTGGGCTTGCCGCTCGCGCCCGTGCGTGTGGCGCTGGTGTGTGTGTTGGCGTTGGCTACCGGCACAGCGGTGGCACAAACGGGCTTGGTGGCGTTTGTCGGCTTGGCTGCGCCGCACTTGGTGCGCTCTCTGGTGAAGACAAAACACAACTGGGTCGTGTTGTTGTCCGCCTTGATGGGCGGCGCGTTGTTGCTGGCAGCTGACCTGCTCGCCCGCATGCTGTTGTCGCCCCAAGAGATGCCCGTGGGCGTGCTCACTGCGGTGTTGGGCGGTGGTTATTTGCTCTGGCTGATGTACCGCAGTCAAACGGCGAGGGCTGCATGATGCATACACCGCTGATGGCTTTGCAATTGCGCGATGTGCATGTGTCTCTTGCTGGGCAAGCGGTGTTGCATGGCATCGATCTGTCGTTTGTGGCAGGCCGCTGGACCAGCATCGTTGGCCCCAACGGTGCTGGCAAATCCACTTTGCTCAAGGTCATGGCGGGCTTGCTTCCCGTCCGTGGCCGCATCTTTTTGTTTGACCAAGAGTTGATGGCCATGGACCGCAAGCAGCGCGCGCAGCAACTGTCATGGTTAGGTCAAAACGAATCAACCTCTGACGACTTGCGTGTGTGGGACGTGGTCATGTTGGGTCGTATGCCGCACCAAGACTGGTTGGCAGCACCCAATGCCCATGACCATGCCGTGGTAGAAACCGCGTTGAAAGCTACACAAGCGTGGGATTGGCGCGAGCGTTCGATTGGCCAGCTCTCAGGCGGTGAACGTCAACGCGTGTTGCTGGCCCGTGCCATGGCCGTGCAAGCGCAAGTGATGTTGATGGACGAGCCACTTGCCAACTTAGACCCACCCCACCAAGTGGATTGGCTAGAGCAAGTGCGCTGCTTGACTGCGCAAAACACCACCGTCATCAGCGTGCTGCACGAAGTGGGCATGGCTTTGCATGCAGACGACATGGTGGTCATGCAAGCAGGCCGCGTGGTGCACCAAGGTGCGTGCGCCGATGCCGCCACACACCGTGCCGTCGAAGCCGTGTTTGACAAACGCATTGCCATTCACTCGCTGGATGGCCAGTGGGTGGCCGTGCCTAAGCTTTAACAAGAGCACAGCGCGTGGACATTGAACAACCTCCCGTTAATTACGCGCGTGTCACGCCGCAAGCCGATCGACGCGGCTTGCTCATCGTCAACACGGGCGATGGCAAAGGCAAAAGCACTGC from Limnohabitans curvus carries:
- a CDS encoding iron ABC transporter permease; its protein translation is MTTHGARWSPMLVALSLLVLCVLGIALGSAVGSTGFESWLSAMHDDTAWQIVWDIRLPRSVGACAAGALLGLAGALAQGLFRNPLADPYLLGSASGASLGVAVALALFGGNPFATEFLVRLGLTGAAFVGAVLAVMLTLVLARGVQHTLRLLLAGVIVGVVLGALASLITLMRPDVLQGMQGFLLGSTSFIGWNACVLMLGVLLVCVVLAFALSRVLDALSLGESTALSLGLPLAPVRVALVCVLALATGTAVAQTGLVAFVGLAAPHLVRSLVKTKHNWVVLLSALMGGALLLAADLLARMLLSPQEMPVGVLTAVLGGGYLLWLMYRSQTARAA
- a CDS encoding ABC transporter ATP-binding protein, whose translation is MHTPLMALQLRDVHVSLAGQAVLHGIDLSFVAGRWTSIVGPNGAGKSTLLKVMAGLLPVRGRIFLFDQELMAMDRKQRAQQLSWLGQNESTSDDLRVWDVVMLGRMPHQDWLAAPNAHDHAVVETALKATQAWDWRERSIGQLSGGERQRVLLARAMAVQAQVMLMDEPLANLDPPHQVDWLEQVRCLTAQNTTVISVLHEVGMALHADDMVVMQAGRVVHQGACADAATHRAVEAVFDKRIAIHSLDGQWVAVPKL